The window cgtagtaatttcaaaaaaattcctacgcacacgcaagatcatggtgatgcatagcaatgagaggggagagtgttgtccacgtacccttgtagaccgaaagcggaagcgttagcacaacgcggttgatgtagtcgtacgttttcacgatccgaccgatccaagtaccgaacgtacggcacctccgagttcagcacacgttcagctcgatgacgtccctcgaactccgatccagccgagctttgagggagagttacgtcagcacgacggcgtggtgacgatgatgatattctaccgacgcagggcttcgcctaagcaccgctaagatattatcgaggtggattatggtggaggggggcaccgcacacggctaagagatcaagagatcaattgttgtccctatggggtgccccctgcccccgtatataaaggagcaagggggaggcggccggccaaggaggagggcgcgccaaggggggagtcctactcccatcgggagtaggactcctcctttccttgttggagtaggagaaaaggaaagagggggagagggagaaggaaaagggggctgcaccccttgtccaattcggaccagagggggggtgcgcgcctccttccttttggcctctctcctctattcccgtatgccccaataaggcccaatacttctccccggcgaattcccgtaactctccggtactccaataaatacccgaatcactcggaacctttccgaagtccgaatatagtcgtccaatatatcgatctttacatctcggccatttcgagactcctcgccatgttcctgatctcatccgggactccgaactccttcggtacatcaaaacacataaactcataatataaccgtcatctaactttaagcgtgcggaccctacgggttcgagaactatgtagacatgaccgagacacgtctccgatcaataaccaatagtggaacctggatgctcatattggctcccacatattctacgaagatctttatcggtcaaaccgcataacaacatacgttgttccctttgtcatcggtatgttatttgcccgagattcgatcgtcggtatctcaatacctagttcaatctcgttatcggcaagtctctttactcgttccgtaatacatcatcccgcaactagctcattagttgcaatgcttgcaaggcttatagtgatgtgcattaccgagtgggcccagagatacctctccgacaatcggagtgacaaatcctaatctcgaaatacgccaacccaacaagtaccttcggagacacctgtagagcacctttataatcacccagttacgttgtgacatttggtagcacacaaagtgttcctccgataaacgggagttgcataatctcatagtcataggaacatgtataagtcatgaagaaagcaatagcaacatactaaacgatcgagtgctaagctaacggaatgggtcaagtcaatcacatcattctcctaatgatgtgatcccattaatcaaatgacaactcatgtctatggctaggaaacataaccatctttgatcaacgagctagtcaagtagaggcatactagtgacactatgtttgtctatgtattcacacatgtatcaagtttccggttaatacaattctagcatgaataataaacatttatcatgatataaggaaataaataataactttattattgcctctagggcatatttccttcacgtgtGACCTGATCCATCATTCCTGTCATGCATGTCCACATCTGTCCCAGCCACAGCCTCAGCAAAAAGATCAGTATCCTCAAACTCGATATCAAGTTTAAATACCTGGCCCCTATAAGTCCACTTGACCACGTCAGGTATGAACTCGATATCAAGAACACTCACCAACAGTCGGGCCACCCCGTTAGCTCGGGTAAAAGCCATATCCACTTTCTCCGTTTTCCCAACCAGAATCCCCAAGCTAGCTACCACCCGAGCATCTTGAAGCGGCTTTGATGGAGCACCGGAGAAACGCAACCAAACCTGAGTAAGAGGCGTGCCCTGTGGCTCAACTCTCTTGCACTCATGGAACTCGAGGATGCACTGCGTACCAGGAACCTTGCACAACCCAAAACTCAGAAGACCTCCAAGTCCTCTGTTGTAGGAAAATCAACCTTATAAGAATTGGCCTCGAGAGGAGAGAGCTCCCACTGAAAATCACTCGGAGCTAACTCGCTGAGCCTGTGAATAATCTGCGCCTCAGATACATTACCCTTCGTGACCTTTACAATCCCCGTGGTTGTGCTCTGAGGCTCCTCAGGAATCTCCCTCGCACTAGGAGACTCAAAGAACATCAGCTCAGCACAGTAAACACCATAGATGGTAATACTCGGCATCTGATCACGTAAAACGGGGCACTCCCCCGTGTCATGTGCTGGCTTGAGACAAGTATCACATAACTCAGTCGTGCACTCAGCAATGAAATGGCATCTCTCTCCACAACGGTAGCATAGCatcttttcctttttttcgagcccACCTCGAAGTCTGTCGGCATCGGACTTATCGGTGGCATCGGCGGTAACGGCAGGCACAGGCTCAGTCACAGGTATGTCAACGTTAGCCAATGCCATCACCGCCTCCAAAACCTGACCGGACAAATCCGGCGTCTGGCCAGAAACAAGCACCTCCGAGGACGTCGTCGGCTCGACAACGACAGGCGGTGGAGGTGGGCGGTATCAGTTCCGACCACCGCGGCCACCGCGACCACCGCGATGACCTCTGTAGCCACCTCTCTGCCGGTAGTCCGGGCCGGATACCCCCTCAACAAATCCTCCAGGGGGACCGTAGAACGGTTTTTCTGCGGTTCCATCACTCTTCCAAGCGTACCCACGCCCGCCTCCTGTCGACGAGGAACCACGATGTTGGCCTTCCCCGTAGACGTCGTATCCATCATCGCCCCAACGCCACGCGGAGGGTCCCGGTCTGCATATCCACCACTGGCATCTCTGGCCGCGTCAGTCTCGCGACCTCCGGCGTGTGCGTCCGATGCCCTAGGCCGACCATCCCGCGCTACATATTGTTGTTGCTGCTGCATGTTCTGGGCATGCACGGGCGGGCGGTGCTGAGGAGGCCCGGACTGGGTCGGCCTAGCCCTAGCGGCCGGAGGCGCGGCCTTGGCCGGCGCAGCCTTGGCCAGGGGCGGCACTGGCTTTGGCGGAGGTGCGGCcctggccggcggcggcggggcaggcctCGGCGCCGGAGGCGGCGGCTTATGCGGAGGCGGCGGCTTTAGCGACGGGGGAGCTGGCTTGATCGGCGGCAGTAGACCCCTTCCGCGACCCACCATGGTCCCAGCAGAGATCGATCGAAGAGGCGGTATCCTCCTAGCGCGACCCGGCGGTAGATTAGGAAACCCCGATCGAGCGATCCTCCTGATCGTGATCGCCTTACGTGCATGGGGGACACGGAGTCCAACACCAGCTCATGCACAGGCCCATGGGCCACGTTGCTCGCGTCCAGTCTTTGGGTCACGGACTGGGCCTCAGACCCAGTCCGCCCCGGCCCCAGACTTGGTACAACAAGCTCCAGCCCAGCGTCAGCGCAAAATTGATTCAAACGCAGGCAACGCGCCGCCCGGATCTCACCGGGATCGACGGCCGCCGGCGGCGAGTGAACTTTCGCCGGCATCACTTTTTTTTTTCCGAGTGACCTTTGTCCACCCATGTGCCGGAAAGAAATCCGATGAGGTGACACGAGGCAAACTAACCTTAGGAAGAGGCCCTTTCCACGGCTTGATTGCCACCGCCGCTGGTTTGCAGCCCGCCGGCGGCCTTGGTGCGGAGCTCTTGCGCTTGCATCTCTCTCCCGGCTTGGATGAAGGCGCAACTACATCTGCCAccaacgacgacgacgacacgGTCTCCTTTGGGTCTTTGGCTGCAACCGAGTGACGATCCTCGACATCCTCTTCTTCGTCATCAACAAGCACCCAAAACCTTCCTCCAATCCCTGGATTCGGTCTCGAGATTTGATGCTCGGAAGTGGTTAGATCGATGATCTCGATCTGCTCCTCCCCGCTAGATGAAACCTCTAATATCCCCCAACCAAAGGCTGTGAGTGCAAGCAATTCCCACGTATCTCTTCCCAGCCTCCCCTGTTAATTCACGTGGGAAGTTATTCTCTCTCAGACACGGGACTGCGACTAAAATTCAACTTCCCACGCCTAATCCCGTACTAAACTCCCATTCTCATTCTAGCCACAACACGCTGTCAGGAGAGTCCATGGGACGTGTTGGGTGCTGCCGTGAATTCAGATTCTCAGATTTTTATTTCTTCAAGGTCCTTTTCCGCCTTTTGCTTATGCGTGGGACAGATGTCCTGCGTCCATGTACTCACGTTGTTTTCCTCACTTGATCAATCCAATAATATCTTTCTTATATATACTTATAAAAGGTATGGGGTTGGTAATGATTCACTCTCCCATCAATTTTTTTCTTTACATATAACATATGCAAGACTAAAATCTTATAAACGATTTAAATAAACAATTTTATATACAATTGTTGGACCAGTCCTTGCAAAAggcataaataaataaataaataaataaatacatTCTTACTCTTAAGGAATCAACATTCGCGCTCAGGGTGTAAAAGAAATAAATAAATTCTTACTCTTAATAAACAAATAAATACATTCTTACTCTTAAGGCATAAACGGCAATGGGGTAGCGTTCTCTGTTGCTGGTGTCGCTGTGGTGCTGTAACAAAGCTCTCCCTTAATGAAATAGTAATGCACAAATCTCTTGTGTGTTTTTGAGAGAGAAAAAACACTCTCGTAATTAATCAACACAAAGGAACAAAGTGTGAAACATCACTCTAACCTAAAGCCTTGTCTCACATTAAGAAACCCTCATCTTTGGCAAACTTTTTGTTTGCCGGTCGTCTGTTTGCTTGCTCGGCATGGCGCTAGTGGAACATGATATGTCAGGAAACCTCGCATTCCCTAGCCTCGCAGTGGCGAAGATGATGCGACGTTGGAACTATCGAGAAGGCTCAGGTCTCGGTGCACATGGGCAAGGGATCATCGCGCCTATACAATTCACCGTGCGGTGTCCAAAAGCTGGCATCGGTCATTGTGAGAAACCATATGACAACGGCCTATACGTTCCGCCGTTGCCACATGTGGAAGAGGAGTGGCAAAAGTGGAAGGGTCTTTCACGAGCCTTGCGGCTTGAAGTAGAGTGCTACGAAAAGATCCTCTCACTGCTACGTGACATGACGCTTCAAGGGGACGATAGTGTGGAGACGGCGGATGCATTGGCGGCGATCGTCAATTCCAAGAAGGTGATCCAGGAGAACCGCACGCTAGGGATGTGGAAGGCCACACTGCCATCCTCCACCTTGCGGTACATCATCGAGAAGGTGATCATGCCGAGGATGGCTATGGATGCGCGAGAGTGGATGCCATCGTGGGATCCGGACTGTCACCACTGGCTTCACCCGTTCATTCCTCTCATCGGCCACTTACCAGAGAGTCTCTATAACATTGTCGAAAGCAAGATAAGCAATGGTGGCTACGACATCGTCTCGCCATGGAAGGAATACCTTGACCCAACGCAATGGGATACCTTCAGCCGACATCACATCTTGCCGAAGCTCGCACAGTTCACACGGAACCTGAGGATCACGCCGCCGAAGCAAATCGACTCCTCGTTCTGCAAGTTGATGCTATGGGCACCTCTCGTGCATGTTGAAGACATGGTATTAATACTAGAAGCCGAGCTATTCTTCGATAAATGGGAAGTTGCACTGCGACATTGGTTGCAGGCCGCGAAACCCTCGTTTGGGGAGGCCACCGCATGGTGCACCGGCTGGAAAAAGCTCTTCACGCCAGAGCTACTTGCCAACGAACGCGTGCTCGCACACCTCGAAGCTGGCGTTGATATTGTTGACAGTCTTGTAGATTATAGTTGGTAGTCTGCATCGACCGCAATTTTTCTTGTAAACATGTAGTTACTCCTTAGCAATATGTATTGTAGAGATGTAGTTACTCATTTTGTTTTGTAGTAATATAATGGAAAATACTCAAGTACCTATTTAATATTATGTCAACGAATAAATTCTCTCAAGGATATTGGAGATTAAGAAAATGTTCCTTTTCTTTGggtgttagaattaatgggctaggcccatagcaatttctgaaatctcaaagcccatgtgtaaaatggcaagaggtggtgctaagtttagtcccaccttagAAGTTGaggaagagttggacctctttatatagtgggttctccaccactctaagtggtgtgtgagaagagaaagggaaaactacacgcgcgcgctcgctcgcctcgccggGCCGGGGCgtacatgcgcgtgaatggtccgccgaaatccggtctgtctccttgcaggagcgcagcttccttttgccgttttatttttatgtcttggcagacaagtttttgatttcttgtccagtaagtatacgaattagaaaccgagtcggtttgggattgtggtcgcgacacaataccgcctctggtcctaatatatatacagctaccggctgcggcctgagacacaccgaaaaacacctagggttttgcctcatctcacaacttgcgccgccatcgtagtgtactccatcccaaacgccggcgtgcatcggcgcgtgggagagcaggtctccggaaccgttcgtctttgcgatcctgcaccgggagaggacgaattaggtttttgggaagcgttgtgcgcgactgctcaaattcgtcatcacgggtcgtcttccgtccaagtcgggcggtgctactcatcgtcgtattcatcgccgtcagcagcagatcgtcgccaacatcgtcatcaacactgtcgcacccataatagctaacgatcagtacgtccaacatcctctgttcatgtctgtttctacagctattgttacgtgtttgctgctgttatgcatgtcttgttgttcttctagtttgctagattattgcatgctagtatctcttctagtcatgaattatttactggaattaatcatgaacttgcctaatattccaacaatccaaaaacctaattataggcaatttcctgagttaactatggctggattcgctgatgcactgaggccggataagtttaccggtgtgcactttaagaggtggcaggtgaagaccacgctctggcttactgctctgaaagttttccacgctagtgttggtgctccagagggaatgaccgacgaagatcggagaaaatttcaggaagccaatactatgtttgtgggatgcattctgagtgttcttgctgaccgtctgtgtgatgtgtacatgcacataaacGACGGAAAAATTCTATGGGATGCACTGAATAcaaaattcggtgcaacagatgcaggcagtgaactgtacatcatggagagttttcatgactacaagatggtgaataaccgttctgtggttgaacaagctcatgagatacagtgcattgtgaaggaacttgaactccttaaatgtgttctacTCGACAAATTTgtggctgggtgcatgattgcaaagttgcctccttcatggaggaatttcgccacaactctgaagcataagagacaggagatatcagttgaaaatctgattgcatctcttgatgttgaagaaaaagctcgggctaaagataccactgaaaaaggaggtgaggttcagcctactgctaacatggtgcagaggtacccacagaacaagaacaaaggaaagaacaaacctgttttcaacaagcctaccaagactactaccttcaagaagaagaagttcaacaaggctgagctagagtgctacgcctgtgggaagcctggacacttttccaaggaatgccctgaacgtgcagaccgcagagggaaaacaagctccaagactgtcaacatggtgaccgctagcaatactgatgggtatggtaatttacctattgtgctttcagtatttcaatcatcttcgtggtggattgattcgggtgctaacgttcatgtgtgtgctgacatctccctgtttacttcttatcaggtcgcaagggattcttccgtcctaatggggaatgggtcacatgcttctgttcatggcattggcacggtggatctgaagtttacttcgggaaagatcgtgcaactaaggaacgtgcagcatgtccctactatgaacaagaatctagttagcggctcccttctatgtcgagatggatttaaggtagttttagagtccaataaagtaatcgtgtcaagatttggacaatttataggaaaaggctatgagtgcggaggcttgttccgcttttctctttcagatttttgtaataagtcaataaaccaaatttgtgctaatgttaatgatgatgcaagtatttggcactctcgtttatgtcatattaattttggtttaatgtctcggctatccagcatgagtttaattccgaacttcacagttgccaaaggttctaagtgccatagttgtgtgcaatctaagcaacctcgaaagcctcataaggctgccgaggagagaaacttggcacctctagaactcatacattctgacctttgtgagatgaatggtgtgttgccaaaaggtggaaagagatatttcatgactttgattgatgatgcgactagattttgctatgtttatttgttgcaaactaaagatgaagcattagactactttaaaatctataaagctgaagttgaaaatcaactagagagaaagatcaagcgtcttaggtccgatcgtggtggagagtattttccaaaagtttttgatgaattttgtgaggaacatggtattattcatgagaggacgcctccctattcacatcaatcaaatggagtggccgagaggaaaaaccgcacat is drawn from Aegilops tauschii subsp. strangulata cultivar AL8/78 chromosome 1, Aet v6.0, whole genome shotgun sequence and contains these coding sequences:
- the LOC109733806 gene encoding septin and tuftelin-interacting protein 1 homolog 1-like, which encodes MALVEHDMSGNLAFPSLAVAKMMRRWNYREGSGLGAHGQGIIAPIQFTVRCPKAGIGHCEKPYDNGLYVPPLPHVEEEWQKWKGLSRALRLEVECYEKILSLLRDMTLQGDDSVETADALAAIVNSKKVIQENRTLGMWKATLPSSTLRYIIEKVIMPRMAMDAREWMPSWDPDCHHWLHPFIPLIGHLPESLYNIVESKISNGGYDIVSPWKEYLDPTQWDTFSRHHILPKLAQFTRNLRITPPKQIDSSFCKLMLWAPLVHVEDMVLILEAELFFDKWEVALRHWLQAAKPSFGEATAWCTGWKKLFTPELLANERVLAHLEAGVDIVDSLVDYSW